Proteins from one Corynebacterium epidermidicanis genomic window:
- a CDS encoding choice-of-anchor M domain-containing protein encodes MSRVRRLAAWATAASLACCASPVISTPMVPAFAASSTTQSSANNANIAGQVKQILSATNPSTIIRSGHQDMALIGNSDSPQVLMRNDDDQQEYSSGSFAYAVADSALIPDPLDIPELHSSTDGQVWLLPQTQDENLPWQGFSTESFDYGSLGAEGVRVRISEFAGPGQMLSAHQNLGSLTVNLDSSDPSSSLHYPATAHDHMNFFFTAPGAYRVTYRFSATGISGASLEQDLVAYYLVGDEAIVAAADVMAAGGATHSDPGAERIGLLLGGGMLAWKVAQLLGNHSEPKPENPKVESPAGKMKATAETPSASGSPSRVQVQQDSKPVAGSDPAEATQPAGGAPGAPTAGPRSSGAQQAAGAKPAQGTTAGKTQAEGQKKAVKGASTSTPKPAPKGSIPDATTQPLAAVAPQPEPARASSDVAPASLTEQLTAGGWLAGFVLGIGVMALLGGLGLFIATAVTLRRFPRPADESVSDDPAADEVS; translated from the coding sequence ATGTCTCGTGTTCGTCGTCTAGCCGCGTGGGCTACCGCTGCGTCGCTTGCCTGCTGCGCCAGCCCAGTCATATCGACCCCGATGGTGCCCGCATTCGCAGCGTCGTCCACCACCCAATCGAGTGCCAACAACGCGAATATCGCAGGGCAAGTCAAACAAATCCTCAGCGCAACAAACCCAAGCACAATCATCCGTTCTGGACACCAGGACATGGCGCTGATCGGCAACAGTGATTCACCGCAGGTGCTCATGCGTAACGACGACGATCAGCAGGAGTACTCCTCTGGCAGTTTCGCCTACGCGGTCGCAGACTCCGCTTTGATCCCGGACCCCCTCGATATTCCGGAACTGCACAGCTCTACCGATGGCCAGGTGTGGCTATTGCCCCAAACCCAAGATGAAAACCTCCCTTGGCAGGGCTTTTCCACTGAGAGTTTTGACTACGGTTCGCTAGGTGCCGAGGGCGTCCGGGTCCGCATCAGCGAGTTCGCAGGTCCAGGCCAGATGCTGAGCGCACACCAAAACCTCGGGTCGCTTACGGTCAACCTCGATTCTTCCGACCCGAGCAGCAGCCTGCACTACCCCGCAACTGCGCACGATCACATGAACTTCTTCTTCACCGCGCCTGGGGCCTACCGCGTCACCTATCGGTTTAGCGCCACCGGGATCTCCGGGGCCTCCCTCGAGCAGGACTTGGTGGCTTACTACCTCGTGGGCGATGAAGCCATTGTCGCGGCGGCTGATGTCATGGCTGCTGGTGGTGCCACACATTCAGACCCGGGTGCCGAAAGGATTGGCTTGCTGCTCGGTGGCGGAATGCTGGCCTGGAAAGTAGCGCAATTACTCGGCAACCATTCTGAGCCCAAGCCTGAAAACCCCAAGGTCGAAAGCCCAGCTGGGAAAATGAAGGCGACGGCTGAAACGCCGTCCGCTTCCGGTTCCCCTTCGCGTGTCCAAGTCCAACAGGATTCCAAGCCAGTGGCTGGGAGTGATCCGGCCGAAGCCACGCAGCCTGCAGGCGGTGCCCCAGGAGCGCCAACAGCAGGTCCACGGTCGAGTGGTGCGCAGCAAGCCGCGGGAGCAAAGCCAGCGCAAGGCACCACTGCCGGGAAGACGCAGGCCGAGGGGCAGAAGAAGGCGGTCAAGGGGGCGTCGACAAGCACCCCAAAGCCTGCGCCCAAGGGCTCGATCCCGGATGCGACGACGCAGCCCTTGGCAGCTGTGGCACCTCAGCCGGAACCCGCTCGGGCTAGCTCGGATGTCGCACCGGCTTCGCTCACCGAACAGCTCACTGCGGGTGGTTGGCTGGCAGGTTTTGTGTTGGGGATCGGTGTGATGGCCCTGCTGGGTGGCCTGGGGTTGTTTATCGCCACGGCGGTCACGCTGCGTCGATTCCCGCGCCCAGCCGACGAATCCGTCTCAGATGATCCGGCAGCAGACGAGGTGAGTTAG
- a CDS encoding anchored repeat-type ABC transporter permease subunit, whose product MITLHQFFLDLTNPALAFLPKALLISVLSSFVCAVVGTHVVLRGMAFIGDAVAHAVFPGIAIAFALGGSVLLGGAVAGTAIALLIAVFSQRRRVKEDTLIGIFYAAAFALGLVIISRIDGYTASLTSFLFGSITGVPDSDLLLVFGVGSLVVAILLLLGKELVTVALDRESARAQGLPVFLLDIVMYVAVTAAVVISVRTIGNILVLALLITPPATARLFTDRLDRMMLLSALFGCLGSVGGVYFSWAWNFPTGATIVLTTTAMFLFSWLISPKVGVLRMPSRRPHASTSALEGN is encoded by the coding sequence ATGATTACCTTGCATCAATTCTTCCTTGATCTCACCAACCCTGCCCTGGCTTTCCTTCCGAAGGCGCTGTTAATCTCGGTGCTGAGCTCATTTGTCTGCGCGGTGGTTGGCACCCACGTGGTGCTGCGTGGGATGGCGTTTATCGGTGACGCCGTTGCGCACGCAGTGTTCCCTGGTATTGCGATCGCCTTTGCTCTTGGCGGATCGGTACTCCTCGGTGGTGCGGTGGCAGGGACGGCGATTGCACTGCTCATCGCTGTGTTTTCGCAGCGACGCCGAGTGAAAGAAGACACCCTCATTGGCATCTTCTATGCGGCGGCGTTCGCGCTTGGTTTGGTGATTATCTCCCGAATTGACGGCTACACCGCCTCACTGACCAGCTTCCTGTTCGGTTCGATCACGGGTGTGCCGGACTCCGACCTCCTCTTAGTGTTCGGCGTCGGCTCCCTCGTAGTAGCAATTCTGCTGCTACTTGGCAAAGAGTTGGTTACGGTGGCCCTCGATCGCGAATCCGCCCGCGCGCAAGGGCTGCCTGTGTTCCTTCTCGACATCGTGATGTACGTAGCGGTTACCGCGGCGGTGGTCATTTCGGTCCGCACCATCGGCAACATCTTAGTGCTTGCCCTACTCATCACTCCACCGGCCACGGCACGACTGTTCACCGACCGTCTCGACCGGATGATGCTGCTCTCCGCCCTTTTCGGCTGCCTGGGCAGCGTCGGCGGCGTGTACTTTTCCTGGGCCTGGAATTTCCCCACGGGCGCCACCATCGTCCTCACCACCACGGCCATGTTCCTGTTTTCGTGGCTGATTAGCCCAAAAGTTGGAGTGCTGCGCATGCCGTCACGACGCCCCCATGCCTCCACATCTGCATTGGAAGGAAACTGA
- a CDS encoding anchored repeat-type ABC transporter ATP-binding subunit, with protein MATTLEISDLHVSLAGRPVLDQLSLRVEPGEFLGLIGPNGAGKTTLFRSILGLIRPVAGQITVAGTRVDKARGALGYVPQRHDFAWDFPISVHDTVLTGRTRSIGWLRRPKLADFEAVATALDLVRLTELADRPIGELSGGQRQRVLVARALTTDPSLLLLDEPFTGLDIPSTELLLDLFAQLAAQGVSIIMSTHNLAEAMEVCNRVVLLNGRIVADGPPEQLRDPALWQKVFGVSATSPLLKVVGAA; from the coding sequence GTGGCAACCACGTTGGAGATCTCTGACCTGCACGTAAGCCTGGCTGGGCGCCCGGTTTTGGATCAGCTTTCGCTGCGCGTTGAACCGGGCGAATTCCTGGGCCTCATCGGCCCCAATGGCGCTGGTAAAACCACCTTGTTCCGTTCGATTCTTGGCTTGATCCGGCCAGTGGCGGGGCAGATCACTGTGGCCGGGACGCGCGTCGATAAGGCGCGGGGTGCGCTGGGTTATGTGCCGCAGCGCCATGATTTCGCGTGGGACTTCCCCATCAGCGTGCACGACACGGTGTTGACCGGCCGGACCCGCAGCATAGGTTGGCTGCGGCGCCCGAAGCTCGCGGACTTCGAGGCCGTGGCCACCGCTTTGGACCTCGTGCGGCTCACGGAACTTGCGGATCGGCCCATCGGCGAGTTGTCCGGCGGGCAACGGCAGCGGGTGCTGGTGGCGCGTGCCCTGACCACAGACCCAAGCTTGTTGCTTCTCGACGAACCGTTCACCGGACTCGACATCCCGAGCACCGAACTGTTGCTCGACCTGTTTGCGCAGTTGGCTGCGCAAGGTGTCTCGATCATAATGTCTACGCACAATTTGGCGGAGGCGATGGAAGTGTGCAACCGGGTGGTATTACTCAATGGGCGGATCGTGGCGGACGGGCCACCTGAGCAGCTCCGTGACCCGGCACTTTGGCAGAAAGTCTTCGGAGTGTCCGCAACTTCACCATTGTTAAAAGTTGTGGGTGCAGCATGA
- a CDS encoding choice-of-anchor M domain-containing protein, which produces MLNRRFTGACLVTAMLTTSLFTTGPAVAQAPLTDPKLAQVVTAGESIASLGTPAVLDHGHADLGPVKTDNNLDFLVRDDSAETPTWRHLEDVVFQVHDRAQLALPEGKEFNFTGARPGDPVWVVPQTEAQGVVWLGWNTQHPSITTAADRGVTLEFLGAQGPGKFSLFLQAGGFAQPQVLWNSENPNVQQMWAELNTHTHANWVFTQPGVYQVAVRARVKQLDGSASESTKILKFAVGDGTSTAEAATAQWAGTPPEQRTTADQTSQEKPAQQSNRVLVPIAVGLGVLAVVLIGASVWLRRSAQSRRQQATRRVSGAK; this is translated from the coding sequence ATGCTTAATCGTCGCTTCACGGGCGCGTGCCTGGTCACGGCCATGCTGACCACCTCATTGTTCACCACCGGCCCTGCCGTCGCTCAAGCGCCTTTGACGGACCCCAAGTTGGCTCAAGTGGTAACCGCCGGGGAGTCCATCGCTTCGCTGGGCACTCCCGCGGTGCTCGATCATGGGCACGCCGACTTGGGCCCTGTGAAAACGGATAACAATCTTGATTTCTTGGTCCGCGACGACTCCGCCGAGACCCCTACTTGGCGACACCTGGAAGATGTAGTTTTCCAGGTCCATGACCGCGCCCAACTAGCGTTGCCCGAAGGTAAAGAGTTTAATTTCACTGGTGCTCGCCCCGGTGACCCAGTGTGGGTAGTCCCGCAGACCGAAGCACAAGGCGTCGTGTGGCTGGGGTGGAACACCCAGCACCCATCTATCACCACGGCAGCGGATCGAGGCGTGACGTTGGAGTTCCTGGGTGCACAGGGGCCAGGCAAATTTTCGCTGTTCTTGCAGGCTGGTGGCTTCGCGCAGCCACAGGTGCTGTGGAATTCGGAGAACCCGAACGTGCAGCAAATGTGGGCAGAGCTCAACACGCACACCCATGCCAACTGGGTTTTCACTCAGCCCGGTGTGTATCAAGTGGCAGTTCGTGCCCGCGTCAAACAGCTCGATGGTTCGGCCTCCGAGTCCACGAAAATCCTGAAGTTCGCAGTTGGTGACGGCACTTCCACCGCAGAGGCCGCCACCGCCCAGTGGGCCGGTACGCCGCCCGAGCAGCGCACCACCGCAGACCAGACTTCCCAAGAAAAGCCTGCTCAGCAATCTAATCGGGTCCTTGTGCCGATCGCAGTGGGCTTAGGTGTCCTAGCCGTCGTACTCATTGGGGCGAGCGTCTGGTTGCGTCGCAGTGCGCAATCGCGCAGGCAGCAGGCGACAAGACGCGTGAGTGGGGCGAAATGA